From the Paludisphaera mucosa genome, one window contains:
- a CDS encoding anion transporter has protein sequence MTTHAAAVPLVSLIFGVTYLALAIGRVPGLRIDRAGIALVGAVAMLACSVLTMREAAGAVDYETIVLLFGMMVVVAFLRLSGFFALATEGVALRFSHPLALLAVTIGLSGVLSAFLVNDVVCVALTPLTLDLCRRLKRPPIPYLIGLATASNIGSVATITGNPQNIIIGSLSQISYIRFSSRLAPVAAVGLALNFAVVALVYRKSLGQALESPPQPVTGNDVKPRVHGPLLIKSAVVTLAAIALFFAGQPIAVVALVAAAILMLDRVRPSKVYESVDWPLLVMFAGLFVVVHAFERDVVRTWGIDRWRAILDSPVVMVSGLSVLLSNLVSNVPAVLLFKPLMAAMSDGAREQAWLALAMSSTLAGNLTLLGSVANLIVVENARRAGTELGFLEYLKVGVPLTIATTVVGVAWLALTRY, from the coding sequence GTGACGACTCATGCAGCCGCAGTCCCTTTGGTCTCCCTCATCTTCGGCGTCACCTATCTGGCCCTGGCGATCGGCCGGGTGCCCGGCCTGAGGATCGACCGGGCCGGGATCGCCCTGGTCGGGGCCGTCGCCATGCTCGCCTGCAGCGTCCTCACGATGCGGGAGGCGGCCGGGGCCGTCGATTACGAGACCATCGTCCTCCTCTTCGGCATGATGGTCGTCGTGGCCTTTCTGCGACTCTCCGGGTTCTTCGCGCTCGCCACAGAGGGCGTCGCCCTTCGCTTCTCCCACCCGCTGGCGTTGCTGGCGGTGACGATCGGCCTGTCGGGCGTCCTGTCGGCGTTCCTCGTCAACGACGTCGTCTGCGTCGCCCTCACGCCTCTGACGCTCGACCTCTGCCGCAGGCTGAAGCGCCCGCCCATCCCTTACTTGATCGGGCTCGCGACCGCCTCGAACATCGGCTCGGTGGCGACGATCACGGGCAACCCGCAGAACATCATCATCGGCTCGCTCTCGCAGATCTCCTACATCCGTTTCTCCTCCCGCCTGGCCCCCGTGGCGGCCGTCGGCCTGGCGTTGAACTTCGCCGTGGTGGCCCTCGTGTATCGCAAGTCGCTGGGCCAGGCGCTCGAGTCGCCTCCGCAGCCCGTGACCGGGAATGACGTGAAGCCGCGCGTCCACGGGCCGCTCCTGATCAAGAGCGCCGTGGTGACTTTGGCCGCCATCGCCCTCTTCTTCGCCGGCCAGCCGATCGCCGTGGTGGCGCTGGTCGCCGCGGCGATCTTGATGCTCGACCGCGTCCGGCCGTCCAAGGTCTATGAGTCGGTCGACTGGCCGTTGCTCGTCATGTTCGCGGGCCTGTTCGTCGTGGTGCACGCCTTCGAGCGGGACGTCGTCCGGACGTGGGGGATCGACAGGTGGCGTGCGATCCTCGACTCCCCGGTGGTCATGGTGAGCGGGCTGTCGGTTTTGCTCTCCAACCTGGTCTCGAACGTACCGGCGGTCCTGCTCTTCAAGCCCTTGATGGCGGCGATGTCCGACGGGGCCCGCGAGCAGGCCTGGCTCGCCCTGGCCATGTCGAGCACGCTGGCCGGGAACCTGACGCTGCTGGGCTCGGTGGCGAACCTGATCGTCGTGGAGAACGCGCGGCGGGCGGGGACCGAACTCGGATTCCTCGAATACCTCAAGGTCGGCGTGCCGCTGACGATCGCGACGACCGTCGTCGGCGTCGCCTGGCTCGCCCTCACACGTTACTGA